DNA from Metabacillus flavus:
GTCATAAACATCGGCCCCTTAATCACTCTTATGCTTATTAATATTTGCGAAAATTGATTTGATATCCAAACCGCCTGAATTCCGGATATACAAAGACCCCCATCTTGTTTGATGGAGGCCGCATTGATTATTCTGCTTTACTGGTCCCGGCTGGTTCCTCAGCATACTTCTTCTGCAAATCCACATAAGCTTTCACAACCCTGGCAGCGATGTCTTTATTGATGTGCTTCTCAGCATACGGTACGACTACGCTAAAAGCAATTTCCGGTTCATCGGAGGGATAGTAGCCCACAAAATTTATGTTATATGTTTTTTCCGTAAGGTCTGAATCAGGGTATCTATATGTTGTCTGAGCGGTTCCGGTTTTTCCGGATACATCCAGGCCGGTAAAGGTGCCGGCGGCGGTTCCGCCCGTTTGTGTTACGGCTTTAAATCCCCTTTGGACCTGTCTGATTTCTGCCGGGGTATTATTGATCCGGTTTAATACCTTTGGTTCCTTATCCAGATGAAACGGGCCAAGCCCCTTTTCAGATGTGGGTTCATGAACCGATTTTACGACTCTTGGCTGAATGCGGTATCCACCGTTTGCTATGACAGAAACATATTGTGCCAGCTGAAGCGGTGTATACGTGTCCAGCTGTCCGATGGAAAAGTCAAGGAGCTGTCCGACATTGTCAGGATCTGTTCTGTATCCATGTGATTCATTTGGCAGGTCAATTCCGGTTTCTCTTCCTAATCCAAACTGGTAGTACCCGTTTCTCAAAGTCTCAAAATCGTTAAAACCTCCTTTAAACGTGCCATTTTCTACATATGAAAATCCTGCAATATTTTCAATGACTGCTTTAAACATGTAGATGTTCGAGCTCTTTTTTAACGCTGTAATATCGCTTACCAAGCCGAGTGACCGATTGCCGGCAGAGGACTTCGTAGCGGTGTTTTTAAACGTCATTGGAGCATCGTAATAGGTTGTGCTGACAGGCATTCCATTTTGATAGGCCGTCAGAACAGTCGCACCCTTCACCACAGATCCCATCTCATACTGTCCTGTAAAAGCTCCGTAGGAAAAATCCAGCGGCTTGCTGCTCTTTCTAAAGTCAAATTGCTTTCCGGCCATTGAAAGCACGTCCCCATTGTTTGGATCCATCACCACGGCAAAGGCACTGTTCACAAGCCCGTTGCCGCTTGTTCTTTTACCTTTTATGATTTCTTCTTCAAGAATTTTCTCAATTTCTTTTTGAAGCTCCATATCAAATGTCAGCTGCAAGTCATAGCCGCGTTTTCCGGTACTTAGGATTTCTTCAGATACGCTGCCGTCTCGATCGGTTGTATATTGGATCTTAGACTTGGAGGCATTTAAAAACTGCTCATACTGCATTTCAATATATCCTTTGCCTACACGATCGTTCCTTGAGTACCCCCGTGCCTGAAAATAATCCATGCGCTCTTTCGGAATACCTTCTTGAGATGTCGTGACCTTCCCAAGGATTGGCCCTAATAAATTACCATAAGGATACTGCCTGTCCCAGTCGGTGATGATATTCAGTCCCGGCATTTTTTCAAGATTTTCCGAAACGCGGGCTATCTCATCATTGGTCAGCATGACATCCGCTCCTGGCTTTGCATCCTTAGGTAAAACCTGAGCTTTAATAATTTGCGGCTCATATTGGTACCCGGATGAAAACCGTTTAAACAGCACGGCCATTGAAAGCTGCCTTTCACTTCGCTTCATTTTTTGAATTTCTGCTTTGGGAACCCTTTCAATTTGCAGCTGATATTGCTCTTTTCCATCCAGTTCCAGCTCTTTTTTCTTAAGAAGCTCCTTTGCTCTTTCTGGATGAGCGGATAGCCAGTAATCCCTTAGGTCTCTGCTGCTCTCCTGCTCCTGAATCTTTTTAAGCGCTTCTGATTCGACCTTAATATGTTTAATCAGTTCTCTTGCGGTTTTTATTTTATTCTCCGGTTTCGTTTTCTTATCAACCGTATATGTAATAGCAGGAACCCCAATATTATCAACAACCACTCTGCCATAGCGGTCAAACATTTTGCCTCTCGGTGCAGGGTAGGAAGATACATTTGTCTCGGTTCTCGAGAGTTCCTTATTAAACTCTTCTCCCCGTACAATCTGAACAATCCCTAAACGGACAATCACCATAACAAAAGCAAAGAATACCGCAAAAAACAATATATTAATACGCCGTAATCTGGTCTTTTTTAAACCGCGATTTTCGGATGTATTTGTGGCCGGCTCGGTCATTTGATAAATTCCCCTTCCTAAAAAAATGCAATAAACCACCCTCCTCTATTCTACATTTTTTTACAAGGGAATAATACCCATACATAGAAATGATTTATGCACACCTTACTGCCCTGGCATCTTTCGCTGCAATCATTAAAAAAAGAGGAGAAAATAGGAGCATCTATCCCCTCCAGCATTTCCCATCCAATTTCGCCAGATCCTATTCCATATTCTCTACGTCCACCCGAAAAACACCCGATGGTTTCCTGATTGTATAAAAGATTTCTGTAGGGCTGTCTATTACTTCGGAAGCCACAACGCAATAAATGGTGATCCATTCTTTTTCTTCCTTGATTCTGATGCGCTTGATTCCAAGCTTCAATGCCTCTAATTCTTTCAGCAGCTTGGTAAGATTGGTATCTTTCGAAATATATATTTTTACTTTGAATTCTTTTTCTCTTAAACGCCTGATTACAAACTTCTCCAGCAGATAGGGAAGGATTCTTACACCTGTAAAAATGAAAGCCACTCCAGCCAGTGCTTCAATATAAAAGCCCGCTCCTATGGTAATCCCGATGGCTGCGGAGGAAAAGACGAGTGCAGCCGTCGTTAATCCGGAGATAACCTCGTTGTGTCTTCTCAGAATTACCCCTGCTCCCAAAAAACCAATGCCGCTAATCACGTACGAGGGAATCCTGCCGGGATCCATTGGCCGGGAATAAGCTTCAGCATACATAAAGGCAGACTCATACGAAACAAGCGTTAACAAACAGGCAGTTACTGAAATAATCAAGCATGTCTTCAAACCAAGGGGTTTTCCCTTTAATTCTCTTTCCAATCCTATTATGATGCCTGCAATGGCCGAAAAGCTGAGCTTCATCAGGACATCGACTTGCAGGACCTCCTCCATCTCTTCCCCCCCTTTATTACCGCCTTTATTAAATATATAAAGCGCTGGCTTAAAATATTTCAGAAGAAAAGAAAAGCGTTTTTGTATGTACGCCTTAGATTACAGAAGAATCACCTTGGCCTGCTTTGATCTGTTCCCCCACAGTCCATTTTGCCTTGTTCATAATAATACAGATGGTTAACCCACTCTGGCCCTGCCTGGTCCAATTAAATCTTCCCGCTAACGTGTGTATGAATTTTTTCACCAAGTTCTGAATAAAAATGTTAAAGGAACTCAACGTAATTGAATAAGCCCGCTGCAATAAGTAAACTAAAGAGGAGACATAATACAAAACGGTAAATGGAGAGGTTAAAATGGAGACCCAAAATTACAAAAACCACACACGGATGCACCCGCTTTATCATTATGTTCTATCCGTACTGCTTCTCGGTATGCTGATTTCGGCAGTTATTCATGCAATCAATGCAATGAGCAGCGGAAAAAATGTGTTCCAGGCCTTTATCATACTGCTTACTGCAGTAAGTGTTGTCATCATTGGAGTGCTCGTGCGGACATACACTTTGAAAGCTCAAGACCGTGCTATACGTGCGGAAGAAAATCTGCGTCACTATGTGCTTACAGGAAAAATGATGAATCCCTCTCTGACTGTGAAACAAGCGGTCGCGCTAAGGTTTGCCTCCGACAAAGAGCTGCCAGCGCTAAGTGAAAAAGCAGCGGCAGAGAACTTAAAGCCTGATGATATTAAGAAGCTTATTCAGGACTGGAGAGCGGATCATTACAGGATATAATCTCACAATCAGTAAATTAGGCGGGATGACAACCGTGTGATTCAGGAAAAAAATAAAGCAGCATCCGCAAATATGGATGCTGCTTTATTCTCTATTAAACACTCACTTTTTTTCCATGACAGCGAAATAATTTTCTTCACAATCTGAAAAATTAAATACCCGGCCAGAAGGCATGGCCACGATTTCTCCAACTGTAATTTCTTTGCTTGAGAATTCGCTATGTAATCGATCCAGATTGTCAGAGAAAAACAGTAAAGAAGGCGTACCAAGATTTAATTCAGGCGACATTTTTGCAATGAATTCTTTGTTGTGGAGAACAATTGTGGTTTCCGAATCATTGGCTGGAGCAATTTCAATCCATCTCATTCCCTGTCCGTTATCTTCATCAGAAATAACCTGGAAGCCTGCTTTTTCCGTCCAAAATTTCACAACCTCATCCTGGTTGTTTACATACAGCATGATTTGGCCCACTTTATGAATCACTCGCGCCCACTCCCTTTTTCACTTTTCTGAAATTTTACCATCATTTACAATTATGGACAATGAGGGAATGGTAAATTTAGTCTGTTTTAATAAGAAGGGTTTCACTAATGATCCGCATATAAAATAAAGCATAAACTGCCCTATTGGACATTTTATGCTTTATATTGCATCTATGTGTGACTTAAATCATATATTTGTCAAATTATTAAGCATAAGTTTGCCACTCTTACAGCCACATGAGATACAACTGTTTAATACATTATTATTACTGAAACTTTAATGGAATTTCCCTATTAATACAGGTCGAAATAGGCATTCTCCCTAACTCTTGACATCTTTATGTTTTAAATAAATACTTCTGACATTAATATGATTTATACTTGTATTAACCTTCAATTATTTATTAAAATGCTATTGATACTGCTCTATTCCACTCTCATAATTAGTCCAACCATCCTTATCTAATCGTGATAGTATCTCATCAGAACCAGATATTAACCTTGCAGGTATCGCGATCGTAGCTAAATGCGTTGGTCTACTCAAAGCAACATAGCCAAACTTCAAGGCTTTGATTGTTTCATCTCTTTCTGAGAAGTCAGAAATTAAGTAAGGATTCTTATGATTCCCTATAAGATATTGACTAAGTAAATCAAATATGTGGCGACGTTGCAAAAGAGTTCCATCCCGCGAAAATTCTCTAAACTCAGTATCTAAAAGCAGCAATGTTGAGCGGTGTGTTTCACCTTTCACTGAATGAATCGTCCCTATATAAAATTCAAGCTCTTTCTCAGACATGTTTCCCCACTCTTCATGAGACAAAGACTGCTGAAGATATTGAATCTGCTTGTCTACATTAACACAAGTAAAACTAACCTTTTCATGGTTTGTTAATATACTCAAAATCTCCTCAAGATTATTTTTAACTAAATAAGTTTTAGAATTGCTCTGCATCATTTCTTTAATACATATACCCATTTTTTCTTTATAAAGTGAATTTTCATTAACCATTATTCTTATTTCTTTAAACGAGGTATCTGTTTCCTTTGCTATTAACTTCAGAAGATAGTTATAAGTCTTCCTAATTCGACCTTCTCTGTTTCCAGTATTAACTGAAGGCCTAACATAGCTAGTAAATAGATTTTCTAAATCAGCATGAAGTGGCGCTACTATTGCATCTTTTTTTTGAGAGTAAAAAAATGATTCAGACTCATCTTCGCATAAACTAATAAGCCCTCTATATTTTACCAATAAGTCATTCTCGTCTTCATAAATTATATAATACGGAGGGAACGAGACTACCGCCTCTGAAGACTCAAATGAATCATACCTTTCAACACATACATTTTTCACTATATTAGACACGCTTGAGCCAAATCGAGAAGTTTGAGCAATTTCTCTTTTAGGTACTTCCAGCTCACTTGAAGGTACCCATACATCATTATTTCCTTCAAAAATATTATACAAAGCTTGGTATGGATCACCGAATTTTTGATAGATAACATTAGAATTTAAAAAAAGGTTATTTAACATCTCATATTGAAGCTCATTAGTATCTTGTGCTTCATCTAAAAAAACATAATTAAAACGGTTTTTAATAGCTTCCTGTAACTGTTCCTTGTATTTTTCGATATACCATTTCGATAGTTCTAAGCATTGATGATTTGTTAATATTCCCATCTCGAACATTCTTATAATGCTCTCTTCAAACTCTCTTCTATAAGAATTCTTAGCATGACTTTCAATAGAAAGTGTGCCCTCATTACTAATTACTAAACTCGGTTTCATATTTTTAAGTCTAGGAGTTCTATAATTATAATTATATGGCTTATACTGCTCAAATATATTAAAATATATTGCCTCATATTCATCATCATCTAGAACCCTAATTTGTTTGTCTCCATTTATATAGTGATAGGCTTTTTTAGCAAAATACGTATTAAAAAATTCTTGAATAGTGCCAATAAAGTTAGGATGTTCTATATTATAGACCCCAACCTTTTTTAACCCTAACCGTATTTCGTCAACTGCTACATTAGTATGTGTAATCAGACAAATACCTCTATTACTATAGATATTCTCTTTTAAAATATACGCACACTTTGCAATTAAAACTGTTGTTTTTCCAGTACCCGGTCCCGCAACTATATTGGCAGACTTATCAAAGGTTATCACTTCTTTCTGGCTATCAGAAAAGTCACAACCATCAGGTAGTAACAGAGACGTTATTTCATTCATCTCGCTTCTCATAGGTTAAGCCTGCCTTCTCTTTGGCTAGACATTGCAGCATGTTTTATAGCCTCTCTCAAGTATGCTATATTACTGTCCTCCATGACTTTTTCTTTCCATTTTTCAGCTTTCGTTTCATCCTTTGTTATTTCATTTATTTCAATGGCAAGTCTCTGTGCCACTTCAGCTTTAGAAACATTCTTATCATTAATAGGTTTAAATATCGAGTATGCAACTTCCTCTCGATTTTTTCCTTCTGACAAGCCTCTACTGAGATCATCAAAGAACTTTTTTCTCTTACCGGTATAGGGTTTTTATATCTTACTTCATGAACAGCTTTTAATAACAAAGGTGCAAGTTCACTTAATGCTAGACTGTACTCTAGAGTCCATTTGGGTGCTACATTTACACTTATATTAGCGCTGTACTCATTATACTTATCTTGGAATTGTATAAACTTTTGCTTTTCAATTGAATCTAAATATTGTGGGGTGATATCTTTTTTGGTTATTTGAGTTAATAGATCTTCATTTGATGAATCAATATTAAACCCAAAATCAGTTACTAATTTTTTTACAGTAGAATATTCTTGTCCAATCTTATCAACATCTATATCTTCAATCTCCTCATCACAATAAGCCAGAACATCATTTAGTTCGTTTATATCTTTAATTGCATATATTGATTTAATCTTCCCTTCAGTCTCGTAATAGGTCCATGCTTTTACGTCTAAATCGGTTATTATCGATAATGGTAGATTAATAGCAGGTAAGTCCATATCTTCCAACCATAAGTCAGATCTAGAAAACAATTTTATATATCGCTCAAAAGAAGTTCCTTGAACATTAACAAGCGATATTCCATGTTTATGCAATGGATATCCTATCAAGTTCGCAATTGCCGGTAATAAAAGCATCTCAGAATCACCTTCAACAAATATTACTCCTTTGGCGAAAAACAAATTGCTCTTTGTTGAATCTAGGAATCTTTCAATAAACCCATAATCTGCTTTGTCCAACTTTGTATAAATTTCATCCAAAGGATAAGCTGTTTTATCATGCATTAAAATAACAAATTTAGGATCAATGGATGCTACAAGATTGGGACTATGTGATGTTAAGATGAATTGGTTTCGATTATTTCGCCTATCAAGCTCTTCTTCCAAATACTTAATAAGTCTTATTTGTGCTTGGGTATGCAGGTGTGCCTCTATCTCTTCAATTAAAGTAATATTTGGACCAATGAGTAGTTGATCTTCCTCCAAATTATTCAATAGAAGTAACTCCGCAGCAATAAAAAGTAAATTCAAGTTACCCAAACCCAAATTGATATCCTCATTTTCAAGACTTAATTTTCTTAAAATAGAGGTTAAGTCAGTCCTTGATACAGTAAATCTTGATTTTGATTTACTTTTATCATGGATATCATAGAAATCACTTAGTAAAGTTTCTATATCACCAACTAAAGAGTGGCTATCAGCATACTCTTCCCTAAAATATGATTCAATTTGATTGTTGGCTTCTTTCATAACAGTTACTAACTGATGTTCATTGCTATCCTTAGAAGAGTCAACATTATTAAATGCAGGATGGGCTTTCAATATATAGGCTAGTCTTGAACGAATTCCTGGTTTCAATTCTGTTTGAGCATCACGCATTGGTTTTAAGTATGTTGTTTTAAGTAGATTTTTAGCTGAAGCGTCTAGTCTATACTCGAAATTTTTATCTCCCGCTTGAACTTTTCTATCGATATATTCCTTTCCATTTTCGTTTTTCCTTCTATCTGCGCTAAGACAAACTCTCAATTGGTAATGTTTATCTTCATCGAAAGATAACCATTCAAGAAACGTTCCTGCTTCTCGGTCAGATAAGTCAGTAAAAATACCTTCTATATAAAAAGAATCACTGTACATATCCTTGTCGTAACAATAAAAGTCCTCTTGGTTAATTTTTTCAAAGTCATCACTTACGCTTCCTAGTAAGTATCTAATCGCATCAGTTATCGCTGTCTTACCAGCATCATTTTCGCCTACTAATACATTAAAATTTGAATTAAAAAACACTGTGATTCCTGGGTTACCATCCTCTTTCATGCCAAACTGCCTGAAATTTGTAAGACTTATACTCTTTAAATACATATTTAACAACCCCCCATAA
Protein-coding regions in this window:
- a CDS encoding peptidoglycan D,D-transpeptidase FtsI family protein, with the protein product MTEPATNTSENRGLKKTRLRRINILFFAVFFAFVMVIVRLGIVQIVRGEEFNKELSRTETNVSSYPAPRGKMFDRYGRVVVDNIGVPAITYTVDKKTKPENKIKTARELIKHIKVESEALKKIQEQESSRDLRDYWLSAHPERAKELLKKKELELDGKEQYQLQIERVPKAEIQKMKRSERQLSMAVLFKRFSSGYQYEPQIIKAQVLPKDAKPGADVMLTNDEIARVSENLEKMPGLNIITDWDRQYPYGNLLGPILGKVTTSQEGIPKERMDYFQARGYSRNDRVGKGYIEMQYEQFLNASKSKIQYTTDRDGSVSEEILSTGKRGYDLQLTFDMELQKEIEKILEEEIIKGKRTSGNGLVNSAFAVVMDPNNGDVLSMAGKQFDFRKSSKPLDFSYGAFTGQYEMGSVVKGATVLTAYQNGMPVSTTYYDAPMTFKNTATKSSAGNRSLGLVSDITALKKSSNIYMFKAVIENIAGFSYVENGTFKGGFNDFETLRNGYYQFGLGRETGIDLPNESHGYRTDPDNVGQLLDFSIGQLDTYTPLQLAQYVSVIANGGYRIQPRVVKSVHEPTSEKGLGPFHLDKEPKVLNRINNTPAEIRQVQRGFKAVTQTGGTAAGTFTGLDVSGKTGTAQTTYRYPDSDLTEKTYNINFVGYYPSDEPEIAFSVVVPYAEKHINKDIAARVVKAYVDLQKKYAEEPAGTSKAE
- a CDS encoding MgtC/SapB family protein — protein: MEEVLQVDVLMKLSFSAIAGIIIGLERELKGKPLGLKTCLIISVTACLLTLVSYESAFMYAEAYSRPMDPGRIPSYVISGIGFLGAGVILRRHNEVISGLTTAALVFSSAAIGITIGAGFYIEALAGVAFIFTGVRILPYLLEKFVIRRLREKEFKVKIYISKDTNLTKLLKELEALKLGIKRIRIKEEKEWITIYCVVASEVIDSPTEIFYTIRKPSGVFRVDVENME
- a CDS encoding DUF6526 family protein encodes the protein METQNYKNHTRMHPLYHYVLSVLLLGMLISAVIHAINAMSSGKNVFQAFIILLTAVSVVIIGVLVRTYTLKAQDRAIRAEENLRHYVLTGKMMNPSLTVKQAVALRFASDKELPALSEKAAAENLKPDDIKKLIQDWRADHYRI
- a CDS encoding VOC family protein, whose product is MIHKVGQIMLYVNNQDEVVKFWTEKAGFQVISDEDNGQGMRWIEIAPANDSETTIVLHNKEFIAKMSPELNLGTPSLLFFSDNLDRLHSEFSSKEITVGEIVAMPSGRVFNFSDCEENYFAVMEKK
- a CDS encoding UvrD-helicase domain-containing protein; protein product: MNEITSLLLPDGCDFSDSQKEVITFDKSANIVAGPGTGKTTVLIAKCAYILKENIYSNRGICLITHTNVAVDEIRLGLKKVGVYNIEHPNFIGTIQEFFNTYFAKKAYHYINGDKQIRVLDDDEYEAIYFNIFEQYKPYNYNYRTPRLKNMKPSLVISNEGTLSIESHAKNSYRREFEESIIRMFEMGILTNHQCLELSKWYIEKYKEQLQEAIKNRFNYVFLDEAQDTNELQYEMLNNLFLNSNVIYQKFGDPYQALYNIFEGNNDVWVPSSELEVPKREIAQTSRFGSSVSNIVKNVCVERYDSFESSEAVVSFPPYYIIYEDENDLLVKYRGLISLCEDESESFFYSQKKDAIVAPLHADLENLFTSYVRPSVNTGNREGRIRKTYNYLLKLIAKETDTSFKEIRIMVNENSLYKEKMGICIKEMMQSNSKTYLVKNNLEEILSILTNHEKVSFTCVNVDKQIQYLQQSLSHEEWGNMSEKELEFYIGTIHSVKGETHRSTLLLLDTEFREFSRDGTLLQRRHIFDLLSQYLIGNHKNPYLISDFSERDETIKALKFGYVALSRPTHLATIAIPARLISGSDEILSRLDKDGWTNYESGIEQYQ
- a CDS encoding ATP-dependent nuclease, translating into MYLKSISLTNFRQFGMKEDGNPGITVFFNSNFNVLVGENDAGKTAITDAIRYLLGSVSDDFEKINQEDFYCYDKDMYSDSFYIEGIFTDLSDREAGTFLEWLSFDEDKHYQLRVCLSADRRKNENGKEYIDRKVQAGDKNFEYRLDASAKNLLKTTYLKPMRDAQTELKPGIRSRLAYILKAHPAFNNVDSSKDSNEHQLVTVMKEANNQIESYFREEYADSHSLVGDIETLLSDFYDIHDKSKSKSRFTVSRTDLTSILRKLSLENEDINLGLGNLNLLFIAAELLLLNNLEEDQLLIGPNITLIEEIEAHLHTQAQIRLIKYLEEELDRRNNRNQFILTSHSPNLVASIDPKFVILMHDKTAYPLDEIYTKLDKADYGFIERFLDSTKSNLFFAKGVIFVEGDSEMLLLPAIANLIGYPLHKHGISLVNVQGTSFERYIKLFSRSDLWLEDMDLPAINLPLSIITDLDVKAWTYYETEGKIKSIYAIKDINELNDVLAYCDEEIEDIDVDKIGQEYSTVKKLVTDFGFNIDSSNEDLLTQITKKDITPQYLDSIEKQKFIQFQDKYNEYSANISVNVAPKWTLEYSLALSELAPLLLKAVHEVRYKNPIPVREKSSLMISVEACQKEKIERKLHTRYLNLLMIRMFLKLKWHRDLPLK